One Oharaeibacter diazotrophicus DNA segment encodes these proteins:
- a CDS encoding MFS transporter: MSTGAPMPGEGERSESGAGAEPHALLAGSVEAEPAPPAARIAAGTPAFRRLNAGLFAAGFATFALLYSVQPLLPLFADEFGTGAAGASLALSLSTGTLAVALLVASSLSEVTGRKPVMLAALFSSAILTLAVALADDWSVLLALRAATGLALSGLPAVAMAFLVDEVDRPAVGRAMGLYIGGSAIGGMSGRLLVALLADHFGWRVALGVTGAVGLVAAVLLWRFLPPARHFVARRPDVPALARSLLAHLGDRGLVLLFAEGFLLMGAFVTLYNYLGFRLLAPPYGLGHGAVGAIFTTYLFGTVASAWMGTLSDRFSRRRVLPASIAVMAAGLGLTMLADLAAIVAGVALFTFGFFGAHSVASGWVGLRAETAKAQASSLYLLAYYAGSSLAGTAGGLLWTAGGWTGVAGFVAALTAMAIGVSWLLARTPPPAWMRRAG, encoded by the coding sequence GTGAGCACCGGCGCGCCGATGCCGGGGGAGGGCGAGCGGAGCGAGTCGGGCGCGGGCGCGGAGCCGCACGCGCTGCTCGCGGGCTCGGTCGAGGCCGAGCCGGCGCCCCCGGCCGCCCGCATCGCCGCGGGCACGCCGGCGTTCCGGCGCCTCAACGCCGGCCTGTTCGCCGCCGGCTTCGCCACCTTCGCGCTGCTCTATTCGGTGCAGCCGTTGCTGCCGCTGTTCGCGGACGAGTTCGGCACCGGCGCCGCCGGCGCCAGCCTCGCACTGTCGCTCTCCACCGGCACGCTCGCCGTCGCGCTCCTGGTGGCGAGTTCGCTGTCGGAGGTCACCGGCCGCAAGCCGGTGATGCTGGCGGCGCTGTTCTCGTCGGCGATCCTCACCCTCGCCGTCGCCCTCGCGGACGACTGGTCCGTGCTCCTGGCGCTGCGCGCCGCGACCGGGCTGGCGCTCTCGGGCCTGCCGGCCGTCGCCATGGCCTTCCTGGTCGACGAGGTCGACCGGCCCGCGGTCGGCCGCGCCATGGGGCTCTACATCGGCGGCAGCGCCATCGGCGGCATGAGCGGGCGGCTGCTGGTCGCCCTCCTCGCCGATCACTTCGGCTGGCGCGTCGCCCTCGGGGTGACCGGCGCGGTCGGGCTCGTCGCCGCCGTGCTGCTCTGGCGGTTCCTGCCGCCGGCCCGCCACTTCGTCGCGCGCCGGCCGGACGTGCCGGCGCTCGCCCGCTCGCTGCTCGCCCATCTCGGCGACCGCGGCCTCGTGCTGCTGTTCGCCGAAGGCTTCCTGCTGATGGGCGCCTTCGTGACGCTCTACAACTACCTCGGCTTCCGCCTGCTCGCGCCGCCCTACGGGCTCGGCCACGGCGCGGTCGGGGCGATCTTCACCACCTACCTCTTCGGCACGGTCGCCTCGGCGTGGATGGGCACGCTGTCGGACCGCTTCTCGCGCCGGCGGGTGCTGCCGGCCTCGATCGCCGTGATGGCCGCCGGCCTCGGCCTGACGATGCTGGCCGATCTCGCGGCGATCGTCGCCGGCGTCGCGCTGTTCACCTTCGGCTTCTTCGGCGCCCATTCGGTCGCCTCCGGCTGGGTCGGCCTCCGGGCCGAGACCGCCAAGGCGCAGGCGTCCTCGCTCTACCTGCTCGCCTATTACGCGGGCTCGAGCCTCGCCGGCACGGCAGGCGGCCTGCTCTGGACCGCCGGGGGCTGGACCGGAGTCGCCGGCTTCGTCGCCGCGCTGACGGCGATGGCGATCGGGGTGTCGTGGCTGCTCGCCCGGACCCCGCCGCCGGCCTGGATGCGGCGCGCCGGCTGA
- a CDS encoding motility protein A: MDLGTVLGVVGGFGVLYGAVLLEGSSIGMFMNLLATVVVFGGATTVVLGRYTLKTFPQAFFGGIKDAILYKSHNAIDLLDELTEIAEVARKQGPLGLEKVEIHEPFLKRAVQMIADGYSAETIQHVLERERDLQYERLHMAHTCWAKYAEAGPGMGMIGTIIGLVSLFAHMSDPKQIGPAMSIALLTTLYGAVVGNVIAGPIGDKLGNRAAHDAEIQSMIIDAVILIRENKSPKQVREELLAYLPLKHRKSAEAEKEAA, encoded by the coding sequence ATGGATCTCGGTACTGTCCTCGGCGTCGTCGGCGGCTTCGGCGTCCTCTACGGAGCCGTGCTGCTCGAGGGCTCGAGCATCGGCATGTTCATGAACCTGCTGGCCACCGTCGTCGTGTTCGGCGGTGCGACCACGGTCGTGCTCGGGCGCTACACGCTGAAGACCTTCCCGCAGGCCTTCTTCGGCGGCATCAAGGACGCCATCCTCTACAAGAGCCACAACGCCATCGATCTCCTCGACGAACTCACCGAGATCGCCGAGGTCGCCCGCAAGCAGGGCCCGCTCGGGCTCGAGAAGGTCGAGATCCACGAGCCCTTCCTGAAGCGCGCGGTGCAGATGATCGCCGACGGTTACTCGGCCGAGACGATCCAGCACGTGCTCGAGCGCGAGCGCGACCTGCAGTACGAGCGCCTGCACATGGCCCACACCTGCTGGGCCAAATACGCCGAGGCCGGTCCGGGCATGGGCATGATCGGCACCATCATCGGTCTCGTGTCGCTGTTCGCCCACATGTCGGACCCCAAGCAGATCGGCCCGGCCATGTCGATCGCGCTCCTGACCACGCTCTACGGCGCCGTCGTCGGCAACGTCATCGCCGGCCCGATCGGCGACAAGCTCGGCAACCGCGCCGCCCACGACGCGGAGATCCAGTCGATGATCATCGACGCGGTGATCCTGATCCGGGAGAACAAGAGCCCCAAGCAGGTGCGCGAGGAACTGCTCGCCTATCTGCCGCTGAAGCACCGCAAGTCCGCCGAGGCGGAGAAGGAAGCCGCCTGA
- a CDS encoding flagellar motor protein MotB has translation MSGGGKKKGGGGGGGHGGGWVITFADLMALLMALFVMIVSFSNQDEQKLHDAAGSIRDAFGYQAIAKPAGIIERNGLPIRKFARDTQPVTIADAVEFATTSNDQFEVQGPEVNTNRFEKSAENRPREYLTAAASLRQALQDLPDFAEISKQIMVFEDEDGMHLSIVDQDGRAMFAPQSRYPNERMRVILGRIAPVIQQMPGRLKVVGHTEATGVPASPGGPAWQLSSDRAVSVAQILGEYGLSPDDLAGVTGVADTDPLFPDDPFLSSNRRVELVLQHEKPPLPGDDLF, from the coding sequence ATGTCGGGCGGTGGCAAGAAGAAGGGCGGCGGGGGCGGCGGCGGTCACGGCGGCGGCTGGGTCATCACCTTCGCCGACCTGATGGCGCTCCTGATGGCGCTGTTCGTGATGATCGTGTCCTTCTCGAACCAGGACGAGCAGAAGCTGCACGACGCCGCCGGCTCGATCCGCGACGCCTTCGGCTATCAGGCGATCGCCAAGCCGGCCGGCATCATCGAGCGCAACGGCCTGCCCATCCGCAAGTTCGCCCGCGACACCCAGCCGGTGACGATCGCCGACGCGGTCGAGTTCGCCACCACCTCGAACGACCAGTTCGAGGTGCAGGGACCGGAGGTCAACACCAATCGCTTCGAGAAGTCGGCCGAGAACCGGCCGCGCGAATACCTGACGGCCGCCGCCTCGCTGCGGCAGGCGCTGCAGGACCTGCCGGACTTCGCCGAGATCTCCAAGCAGATCATGGTGTTCGAGGACGAGGACGGCATGCACCTGTCGATCGTCGACCAGGACGGCCGCGCCATGTTCGCCCCGCAGTCGCGCTATCCCAACGAGCGCATGCGCGTCATCCTCGGCCGCATCGCGCCGGTGATCCAGCAGATGCCCGGCCGCCTGAAGGTGGTGGGCCACACCGAGGCCACCGGCGTGCCGGCGAGCCCGGGCGGCCCGGCGTGGCAGCTCTCGTCCGACCGCGCGGTCTCCGTCGCCCAGATCCTCGGCGAATACGGCCTGTCGCCCGACGACCTCGCCGGCGTCACCGGCGTCGCCGACACCGACCCCCTGTTCCCCGACGACCCCTTCCTGTCGTCGAACCGCCGCGTCGAACTGGTACTCCAGCACGAGAAGCCGCCGCTGCCGGGCGACGACCTGTTCTGA
- a CDS encoding glutathione S-transferase family protein translates to MAVRFRLNGHFLSGPTYKVGLMLTLSGEPFAFKMVNLMAGEHRGPDYLAKARFGQIPCLEDLQNGRRLVQSAAILDYLADRLGRFGGASYDERLEAREWMFWDFDRLAAPFYRTRMIAIGFAKVHEEVAADVRRVAEAGIATLERHLAGRDWLVGDHPTIADLDVYGVLAFAGEAKIDLSAWPAVAAFVARVEALPNFGRPADVLPKADRPA, encoded by the coding sequence ATGGCCGTACGATTTCGCCTCAACGGACACTTCCTGTCGGGTCCGACCTACAAGGTCGGCCTGATGCTGACGCTGTCGGGCGAGCCCTTCGCCTTCAAGATGGTGAATCTGATGGCCGGCGAGCACCGCGGCCCGGACTATCTCGCCAAGGCGCGCTTCGGTCAGATCCCCTGCCTCGAGGACCTCCAGAACGGCCGCCGGCTGGTGCAGTCGGCCGCGATCCTCGACTATCTCGCGGACCGGCTCGGCCGCTTCGGCGGCGCCTCCTACGACGAACGCCTCGAGGCGCGCGAGTGGATGTTCTGGGACTTCGACCGCCTCGCCGCCCCGTTCTACCGCACCCGGATGATCGCGATCGGCTTCGCCAAGGTGCACGAGGAGGTCGCCGCCGACGTGCGCCGCGTCGCGGAGGCCGGCATCGCCACGCTGGAACGCCACCTCGCCGGACGCGACTGGCTGGTCGGCGACCATCCGACCATCGCCGACCTCGACGTCTACGGCGTGCTCGCCTTCGCCGGCGAGGCGAAGATCGATCTCTCCGCCTGGCCGGCCGTGGCCGCCTTCGTCGCCCGCGTCGAGGCGCTGCCGAACTTCGGCCGGCCCGCCGACGTGCTGCCCAAGGCCGACCGGCCGGCCTGA
- a CDS encoding glutathione S-transferase N-terminal domain-containing protein, translated as MTVTQTAPIEVHYWPTPNGHKITILLEELGVPYELKFVNISKGDQFKPEFLAISPNNKMPAIVDPEGPDGQPIAVFESGAILQYLGRKFGKFYPAEERARVAVDQWLFWQMGGFGPMLGQFHHFAIYAPEKLPYAIDRYTNEAHRLYGVLEKQLRDNEYVAGDYSIADMAIIGWAKVWERHPVTAEEFPSVIDWVNRVVARPAVQRAYAIQTPTPPTNLADDKEAQKVLFGQRAR; from the coding sequence ATGACCGTCACCCAGACTGCCCCGATCGAGGTCCACTACTGGCCGACGCCGAACGGCCACAAGATCACCATCCTGCTCGAGGAGCTCGGCGTTCCCTACGAGCTGAAGTTCGTCAACATCTCCAAGGGCGACCAGTTCAAGCCCGAGTTCCTGGCGATCTCGCCGAACAACAAGATGCCCGCGATCGTCGATCCCGAGGGCCCGGACGGCCAGCCGATCGCGGTGTTCGAGTCGGGCGCCATCCTGCAGTATCTCGGCCGCAAGTTCGGCAAGTTCTATCCCGCCGAGGAGCGCGCGCGCGTCGCGGTGGACCAGTGGCTGTTCTGGCAGATGGGCGGCTTCGGTCCGATGCTCGGCCAGTTCCACCACTTCGCGATCTACGCGCCGGAGAAGCTGCCTTACGCGATCGACCGCTACACCAACGAGGCGCATCGGCTCTACGGCGTGCTGGAGAAGCAGTTGCGGGACAACGAATACGTCGCCGGCGACTATTCGATCGCCGACATGGCGATCATCGGCTGGGCCAAGGTCTGGGAGCGCCACCCGGTCACCGCCGAGGAGTTCCCGTCGGTGATCGACTGGGTCAACCGGGTGGTCGCGCGGCCCGCCGTGCAGCGCGCCTACGCCATCCAGACCCCGACGCCGCCGACCAACCTCGCCGACGACAAGGAAGCCCAGAAGGTCCTGTTCGGCCAGCGCGCGCGCTGA
- a CDS encoding SEL1-like repeat protein, whose amino-acid sequence MARLDTASAEGIVEGQAATGDILFQLGVMYSTGRTVPLDYVAAHKWFNLAAMRGSSEAAQHRRELACEMSPSDVAAAQREAREWLARH is encoded by the coding sequence ATGGCTCGTCTCGATACCGCTTCGGCGGAAGGAATCGTGGAAGGTCAGGCCGCCACCGGCGACATCCTCTTCCAGCTCGGCGTGATGTACTCGACCGGCCGCACCGTGCCGCTCGACTACGTCGCCGCCCACAAGTGGTTCAACCTCGCCGCCATGCGCGGGTCGTCCGAGGCCGCGCAGCACCGCCGCGAACTCGCCTGCGAGATGTCGCCGAGCGACGTCGCCGCCGCCCAGCGCGAAGCCCGCGAGTGGCTGGCGCGTCATTGA
- a CDS encoding orotate phosphoribosyltransferase translates to MDRAFMAAQTARMLLEVKAIQFNAEKPFIFTSGWASPVYTDCRKLISFPRLRKRLMGFGEEVILSEIGAESLDGVAGGETAGIPFAAWLADRLELPMLYVRKKPKGFGRNAQIEGDVREGARVILVEDLATDGRSKLVFTDAMRAAGLVVEHTFVVFHYGIFKESTEVLAEQGIRLHALATWWDVLAEAKRSGAFPAATIDAVEAFLHDPAGWSAAHGGRASVDAPAG, encoded by the coding sequence ATGGACAGGGCTTTCATGGCCGCGCAGACGGCGCGGATGCTTCTCGAGGTGAAGGCGATCCAGTTCAACGCGGAGAAGCCGTTCATCTTCACGTCGGGCTGGGCGAGCCCGGTCTACACCGACTGTCGCAAGCTGATTTCGTTCCCGCGCCTGCGCAAGCGGCTGATGGGTTTCGGCGAGGAGGTCATCCTCTCCGAGATCGGCGCCGAATCGCTCGACGGCGTCGCCGGCGGGGAGACCGCGGGCATCCCCTTCGCCGCGTGGCTGGCGGACCGGCTCGAGCTGCCGATGCTCTACGTCCGCAAGAAGCCCAAGGGCTTCGGCCGCAACGCCCAGATCGAGGGCGACGTGCGCGAGGGCGCCCGGGTGATCCTGGTCGAGGACCTCGCCACCGACGGCCGCTCCAAGCTGGTGTTCACCGACGCCATGCGCGCCGCCGGCCTCGTCGTCGAGCACACCTTCGTCGTGTTCCACTACGGCATCTTCAAGGAGAGCACCGAGGTGCTCGCCGAGCAGGGCATCCGCCTGCACGCGCTCGCCACCTGGTGGGACGTGCTCGCCGAGGCCAAGCGCTCCGGCGCCTTCCCGGCCGCCACCATCGACGCCGTCGAAGCCTTCCTGCACGATCCAGCCGGCTGGTCCGCCGCCCACGGCGGCCGCGCCTCGGTGGACGCCCCGGCCGGCTGA
- a CDS encoding AprI/Inh family metalloprotease inhibitor codes for MTSAVRLSILVATLALAGCQTEPAPYDPYRPPVRRNDPPPVYVQPPRDQYRPPVQPNNPYRPGPNDGYQGGGYQGDGYVRGGTPNQPGSLYAGGGDGYVRGGEPGSPGSLYGNGGRNDPPRNDGGFVNGGRNDGGRNDGPGAGREPAAPRLGGAWRLMTTGSGVNCSIRLSPGEGGTGSVSAPANCYSYTHLKSYEMRGRDLVLVDAFGGTVNLQPSGGYWQGRGRDGEGVILQR; via the coding sequence ATGACGTCAGCCGTCCGCCTTTCCATCCTGGTCGCAACCCTGGCGCTCGCGGGCTGCCAGACCGAGCCCGCGCCCTACGATCCCTATCGCCCGCCGGTGCGCCGCAACGATCCGCCGCCGGTTTACGTGCAGCCGCCGCGCGACCAGTACCGGCCGCCGGTGCAGCCCAACAATCCCTATCGGCCCGGCCCGAACGACGGCTACCAGGGCGGCGGTTACCAGGGTGACGGCTACGTCCGCGGCGGTACGCCGAACCAGCCCGGCTCGCTCTACGCCGGCGGCGGCGACGGCTACGTCCGCGGTGGCGAGCCCGGTTCGCCCGGCTCGCTCTACGGCAACGGTGGCCGCAACGACCCGCCCCGCAACGACGGCGGCTTCGTCAACGGCGGTCGAAACGACGGCGGACGCAACGACGGTCCGGGTGCCGGCCGGGAACCGGCGGCCCCGCGCCTCGGCGGCGCCTGGCGGCTGATGACCACCGGCAGCGGCGTCAACTGCTCGATCCGGCTGTCCCCGGGCGAGGGCGGCACCGGCAGCGTCTCGGCGCCGGCCAACTGCTACAGCTACACGCACCTGAAGAGCTACGAGATGCGCGGGCGCGACCTCGTGCTGGTCGACGCCTTCGGCGGCACCGTCAACCTGCAGCCGTCCGGCGGCTATTGGCAGGGCCGCGGCCGCGACGGCGAGGGCGTCATCCTGCAGCGCTGA
- a CDS encoding branched-chain amino acid ABC transporter permease: MRRAPSAVGRALAGLAALLAVVAALAACSALDREQAELCRATVPAFEPDGRLVIDALSADPLLAHGIRVDYTVEDGGEPREGVVRCAFGGGRLAGDRMQLRGIEVNGEPVPPARLLFLSRFWLAVPDAVAAGERRLAGVTEEPLLGFDLPARPAYYVQQGVNALPTAAFYAFLAVAYALVYGLVNRINLAFGEIAVVGSYAAVAAVSTFGATVAAGGAVGAAVVVAVTLVAAFAHAALVGAVIGEAVFRPLARAGHRSFLIATIGLSIVLTEAMRLWAGSRDRWIQQVLNEPTVLIGGPFEVTMTAMQAVETAGAVVVLGVVLWAATRTAFGRAWRAIADDPPMARLLGVDTARVAGLTFALSAALAGLAGGMVALHYGHASYGAGTIVGLKALAAALLGGIGSLPGAAVGGVLIGFAEVFWSATLPVEWRDVVILAALVVFLVLRPEGLFGVGRPAADTADVRWAAREEE; encoded by the coding sequence GTGCGGCGGGCGCCGTCCGCGGTCGGCCGGGCGCTCGCCGGCCTCGCCGCTCTCCTGGCGGTCGTCGCCGCGCTCGCGGCCTGCTCAGCGCTCGACCGCGAACAGGCCGAGCTCTGCCGCGCCACGGTGCCGGCCTTCGAGCCCGACGGCCGCCTCGTGATCGACGCGCTCTCGGCCGATCCCCTCCTAGCCCACGGCATCCGCGTCGACTACACGGTCGAGGACGGCGGCGAGCCGCGGGAGGGCGTGGTGCGCTGCGCCTTCGGCGGCGGACGTCTCGCCGGCGATCGCATGCAACTGCGCGGCATCGAGGTGAACGGCGAGCCGGTGCCACCGGCGCGGCTCCTGTTCCTCAGTCGCTTCTGGCTCGCGGTGCCCGACGCCGTCGCCGCCGGCGAGCGCCGTCTCGCCGGTGTCACCGAGGAACCGCTGCTCGGCTTCGACCTGCCGGCGCGGCCGGCCTACTACGTCCAGCAGGGCGTCAACGCCCTGCCGACGGCGGCCTTCTACGCCTTCCTGGCGGTCGCCTACGCGCTGGTCTACGGCCTCGTCAACCGCATCAACCTCGCCTTCGGCGAGATCGCCGTCGTCGGCTCCTACGCCGCAGTCGCCGCCGTCTCCACCTTCGGCGCCACGGTGGCGGCGGGCGGTGCGGTCGGCGCGGCGGTCGTGGTCGCGGTGACGCTGGTGGCCGCCTTCGCCCATGCCGCCCTCGTCGGTGCGGTGATCGGCGAGGCGGTGTTCCGCCCGCTCGCGCGCGCCGGCCACCGCTCGTTCCTGATTGCCACCATCGGCCTCTCGATCGTGCTCACCGAGGCGATGCGGCTGTGGGCCGGCTCGCGCGACCGCTGGATCCAGCAGGTGCTGAACGAGCCGACCGTGCTGATCGGCGGCCCGTTCGAGGTGACCATGACGGCGATGCAGGCGGTCGAGACCGCCGGCGCCGTCGTCGTGCTCGGCGTGGTGCTGTGGGCGGCGACGCGCACCGCCTTCGGGCGGGCGTGGCGGGCGATCGCCGACGACCCCCCGATGGCCCGCCTCCTCGGCGTCGACACGGCTCGGGTGGCCGGGCTGACCTTCGCGCTGTCGGCGGCGCTCGCCGGCCTCGCCGGCGGCATGGTGGCGCTGCACTACGGCCACGCCAGCTACGGCGCCGGCACCATCGTCGGGCTGAAGGCGCTGGCGGCCGCCCTCCTCGGCGGCATCGGATCGCTGCCCGGTGCCGCGGTGGGCGGGGTGCTGATCGGCTTCGCCGAGGTGTTCTGGTCGGCGACCTTGCCGGTGGAGTGGCGCGACGTGGTGATCCTCGCCGCGCTGGTGGTGTTCCTGGTGCTCAGGCCCGAGGGCCTGTTCGGTGTCGGCCGGCCCGCGGCCGACACCGCCGACGTGCGCTGGGCGGCCCGGGAGGAGGAGTGA
- the hemB gene encoding porphobilinogen synthase, with translation MTFHRPDQTRPAVPDMDDVLNGRRMRRLRRSDWSRRLVRENTLTVDDLIWPLFLVDGEKRRHAVASMPGVERLTVDEAVRDAERAARLGIPALALFPYTDPDLRDDAGTEALNADNLVCRAARAIKAAVPNIGVITDVALDPYTSHGHDGLLSGDEILNDETVAQLCRQALVQAEAGADVIAPSDMMDGRVGAIRRTLDGAGFTGVQIMSYAAKYASAFYGPFRDAVGTSKTLVGDKRTYQMDPANTDEAVREAELDLQEGADMIMVKPGMPYLDIVRRLKDTFAVPTFAYQVSGEYAMIKAAAANGWIDGDRAMIESLVAFKRAGADGILTYFAPMVAERLAAGR, from the coding sequence ATGACCTTCCACCGCCCCGACCAGACCCGCCCCGCCGTCCCCGACATGGACGACGTGCTGAACGGCCGGCGGATGCGGCGGCTCAGGCGGTCCGACTGGTCGCGCCGGCTGGTGCGCGAGAACACGCTGACGGTGGACGACCTGATCTGGCCGCTCTTCCTGGTCGACGGCGAGAAGCGCCGCCATGCGGTCGCCTCGATGCCCGGCGTCGAGCGGCTGACCGTCGACGAGGCGGTGCGCGACGCCGAGCGTGCCGCCCGGCTCGGCATCCCCGCGCTGGCGCTGTTCCCCTACACCGACCCGGACCTGCGCGACGACGCCGGCACCGAGGCCCTAAACGCCGACAATCTCGTCTGCCGCGCCGCGCGCGCCATCAAGGCCGCGGTGCCGAACATCGGCGTGATCACCGACGTCGCGCTCGACCCCTACACCAGCCACGGCCATGACGGCCTGCTCTCGGGCGACGAGATCCTCAACGACGAGACGGTGGCGCAGCTCTGCCGGCAGGCGCTGGTGCAGGCCGAGGCCGGCGCCGACGTGATCGCCCCCTCCGACATGATGGACGGCCGCGTCGGCGCGATCCGCCGCACCCTCGACGGCGCCGGCTTCACCGGCGTGCAGATCATGTCCTACGCCGCCAAGTACGCCTCGGCCTTCTACGGTCCGTTCCGCGACGCCGTCGGCACCAGCAAGACGCTGGTCGGAGACAAGCGCACCTACCAGATGGATCCGGCCAACACCGACGAGGCCGTCCGCGAGGCCGAACTCGACCTCCAGGAGGGCGCCGACATGATCATGGTCAAGCCGGGCATGCCCTATCTCGACATCGTCCGCCGGCTGAAGGACACCTTCGCGGTGCCGACCTTCGCCTACCAGGTCTCCGGCGAATACGCGATGATCAAGGCCGCCGCCGCCAACGGCTGGATCGACGGCGACCGGGCGATGATCGAAAGCCTCGTCGCCTTCAAGCGCGCCGGCGCCGACGGCATCCTCACCTATTTCGCGCCGATGGTGGCCGAGCGCCTCGCCGCCGGCCGCTGA
- a CDS encoding DUF6163 family protein: MDGESNGNPVAPPRFDARLALVVYVRILAMVFIASGLRRWAVVLGPLAPGGDLLALPVPVIVATVFFAAFDLVAAVGLWLLASWGTVVWLISALTELALHTAFRDLFPFEPGVVVFHVVTVVIYAVLTMLYERQRDI; this comes from the coding sequence ATGGACGGCGAATCGAACGGGAACCCGGTGGCACCGCCGCGCTTCGACGCGCGGCTGGCGCTCGTCGTCTACGTGCGCATCCTGGCGATGGTGTTCATCGCCTCTGGCCTCCGGCGCTGGGCCGTGGTGCTCGGCCCGCTCGCGCCCGGCGGCGACCTCCTGGCGCTGCCGGTGCCGGTGATCGTCGCCACAGTCTTCTTCGCCGCCTTCGACCTCGTGGCCGCGGTCGGGCTCTGGCTGCTGGCGTCCTGGGGCACCGTCGTCTGGCTGATCTCGGCCCTGACCGAGCTCGCGCTCCACACCGCCTTCCGCGACCTGTTCCCGTTCGAGCCCGGTGTCGTGGTGTTCCACGTGGTCACCGTCGTCATTTATGCGGTGCTGACCATGCTCTACGAGCGTCAGCGCGACATCTGA
- the ldtR gene encoding transcriptional regulator LdtR produces MANAKRAYDLYPTVEAEQGLQPLYLEALRLVERLHRRLLDVIKDEFDRAGRTDVNAVQALLLFNIGDSELTAGELRTRGYYLGSNVSYNLKKLVEMGYIHHQRSRMDRRSVRVRLTEKGQAVAQIVEKLYNRHIMSIETVGGINRDDFKTLNKSLQRLERFWTDQILYRL; encoded by the coding sequence ATGGCCAACGCCAAGCGCGCGTACGACCTCTACCCCACGGTCGAAGCCGAACAAGGGCTTCAGCCGCTCTATCTCGAGGCGCTTCGGCTGGTCGAGCGGCTCCACCGCCGCCTGCTGGACGTCATCAAGGACGAGTTCGACCGGGCCGGCCGCACCGACGTCAACGCCGTGCAGGCGCTGCTGCTGTTCAACATTGGCGACAGCGAGCTGACCGCCGGCGAACTCCGGACCCGCGGCTATTACCTCGGCTCCAACGTCTCCTACAATCTCAAGAAGCTCGTGGAGATGGGCTACATCCACCACCAGCGCTCGCGCATGGACCGCCGCTCGGTCCGCGTGCGCCTGACCGAGAAGGGCCAGGCGGTCGCGCAGATCGTGGAGAAGCTCTACAACCGCCACATCATGTCGATCGAGACGGTCGGCGGCATCAACCGCGACGACTTCAAGACGCTCAACAAGTCGCTGCAGCGGCTGGAGCGCTTCTGGACGGACCAGATCCTGTACCGTCTGTGA